From Penicillium psychrofluorescens genome assembly, chromosome: 6, one genomic window encodes:
- a CDS encoding uncharacterized protein (ID:PFLUO_009061-T1.cds;~source:funannotate), translating to MASSSGGQPFASRSYAGSKIPDRSMPANAMPFSASSFSRHRGGLGATAPADFGADPSKQPAQQGGNVVAAGTPGSAAQLQAQSLGAHGQQDANPLNRLTEEQREEINEAFTLFDLDRDRHLDYHELRVAFRALGFTLSKQELISLLTTYGIPRPQVQQQAPHQNQAQNPTQQQQAQNQNQAQPASSAKGSSPQHPSNLLMPLSSFQAVTALKILERDPRDEILRAFELFDDGQKGFIDLEDLRRVARELGETGLEEEELRAMIEEFDLEGVGGVTREAFVGICWQ from the exons atggcctcctcaTCCGGCGGCCAACCCTTCGCCTCGCGCTCCTACGCCGGCTCAAAAATACCCGACCGCTCTATGCCGGCCAATGCCATGCCCTTCAGCGCCTCCTCGTTCTCGCGACACCGCGGCGGCCTAGGCGCCACGGCGCCCGCTGATTTCGGGGCTGACCCTTCCAAGCAGCCCGCGCAGCAGGGTGGTaatgttgttgctgctggaacGCCCGGGTCGGCTGCGCAGCTCCAGGCGCAGAGCCTTGGTGCGCATGGGCAACAGGATGCTAACCCGCTGAATCGGttgacggaggagcagagggaggagaTTAATGAGGCT TTCACactcttcgacctcgaccgCGACCGCCACCTCGACTACCACGAGCTACGCGTCGCCTTCCGCGCCCTAGGCTTCACGCTCTCGAAACAAGAGCTGATCTCCCTCCTCACCACATACGGGATCCCGCGGCCACAAGTGCAGCAACAAGCGCCGCACCAGAACCAAGCCCAAAACCCAacccaacaacaacaagcccaaaaccaaaaccaagCGCAACCCGCATCATCAGCCAAAGGCTCCAGCCCCCAACACCCCTCCAACCTCCTCATGCCCCTCTCCTCGTTCCAAGCGGTCACGGCGctcaagatcctcgagcgcgaTCCGCGCgacgagatcctgcgcgCGttcgagctcttcgatgatGGCCAGAAGGGGTTTATcgatctggaagatctgAGGCGTGTGGCGCGGGAGCTGGGCGAGACGGGccttgaggaggaggagctgagGGCTATGATTGAGGAGTTTGATCTGGAGGGCGTGGGGGGTGTTACGAGGGAGGCTTTTGTGGGGATTTGTTGGCAGTGA